In one Cervus elaphus chromosome 9, mCerEla1.1, whole genome shotgun sequence genomic region, the following are encoded:
- the PURA gene encoding transcriptional activator protein Pur-alpha, protein MADRDSGSEQGGAALGSGGSLGHPGSGSGGGGGGGGGGGGGSGGGGGGGAPGGLQHETQELASKRVDIQNKRFYLDVKQNAKGRFLKIAEVGAGGNKSRLTLSMSVAVEFRDYLGDFIEHYAQLGPSQPPDLAQAQDEPRRALKSEFLVRENRKYYMDLKENQRGRFLRIRQTVNRGPGLGSTQGQTIALPAQGLIEFRDALAKLIDDYGVEEEPAELPEGTSLTVDNKRFFFDVGSNKYGVFMRVSEVKPTYRNSITVPYKVWAKFGHTFCKYSEEMKKIQEKQREKRAACEQLHQQQQQQQEETAAATLLLQGEEEGEED, encoded by the coding sequence ATGGCGGACCGAGACAGCGGCAGCGAGCAGGGTGGTGCGGCGCTGGGCTCGGGCGGCTCCCTGGGGCACCCAGGCTCGGGCTCCGGCGGGGGCGGTggtggcggcgggggcggcggcggcggcagtggcggcggcggcggcggcggggccccGGGGGGGCTGCAGCACGAGACGCAGGAGCTGGCCTCCAAGCGGGTGGACATCCAGAATAAGCGCTTCTACCTGGACGTAAAGCAGAACGCCAAGGGCCGCTTTCTAAAGATCGCTGAGGTGGGCGCGGGCGGCAACAAGAGCCGCCTTACTCTCTCCATGTCAGTGGCCGTGGAGTTCCGCGACTACCTGGGCGACTTCATCGAGCACTACGCGCAGCTGGGCCCCAGCCAGCCGCCCGACCTGGCCCAGGCGCAGGACGAGCCGCGCCGGGCGCTCAAGAGCGAGTTCCTGGTGCGCGAGAACCGCAAGTACTACATGGATCTCAAGGAGAACCAGCGCGGCCGCTTCCTGCGCATCCGCCAGACGGTCAACCGGGGGCCCGGCCTGGGCTCCACGCAGGGCCAGACCATTGCACTGCCCGCACAGGGGCTCATCGAGTTCCGCGACGCTCTGGCCAAGCTCATCGACGACTACGGAGTGGAGGAGGAGCCGGCTGAGCTGCCTGAGGGCACCTCCTTGACTGTGGACAACAAGCGCTTCTTCTTCGATGTGGGCTCCAACAAGTACGGCGTGTTTATGCGAGTGAGCGAGGTGAAGCCCACCTACCGCAACTCCATCACCGTGCCCTACAAGGTGTGGGCCAAGTTTGGACACACCTTCTGCAAGTACTCGGAGGAGATGAAGAAGATTCAAGAGAAGCAGAGGGAGAAGCGAGCTGCCTGTGAGCAGcttcaccagcagcagcagcagcagcaggaggagacaGCCGCTGCCACCTTGCTGCTGCAGGGtgaggaagaaggggaagaagaTTGA